The Candidatus Omnitrophota bacterium genome includes the window GCCGGATCAAGATATAAGATTTATATTATCGATGAAGTTCACATGCTTACCCAAGAGGCTTTTAATGCTCTTTTAAAGACCTTGGAGGAGCCGCCGCCACATGTAAAATTTATCTTTGCAACTACCCATCCACATAAAATATTACCAACGATTCTTTCGCGTTGTCAAAAGTTCCAGTTTAACCTTATTGCTTTAGAGAATATTGTTGCTAAGTTAAGAATAATTGCTAAAAGCGAGAAGATCAAAATTGAGGATAGTCTTTTATATACGATTGGCCGGGCCGCTGCCGGAAGTATAAGAGATGCTGAGAGCTTGTTTGATCAGCTGGCACCGGTAGTGCTTGAGAAAGGCTCGCTCAAAGATGTTTTTTCCTTTTTAGGAATAATTGATGAGGAAAGTTTAAATAAAGCACTTAAGGCACTTTTAGATAAAGATATTGAGAGTTGTTTAGAGTTTATCGATCGATTAGCTAAAGATGGGAAAGATTTAGGAATATTTTTAAATGCTTTCATTGAACATTTACGCAATTTACTTTTAGCTAAGGTAAGTTCGAGGACTTTTCAGGATTTAAGTGATGTTTCTCCCCAGAGTAAGGATTTTATTATTGAGCTTGCAAAGACAATTACAACTTTTGAAGTTTTAAGGGCGATTGATCTACTTATTGAAGCAAAGGATATTTCAAAGCGTCTTAACACGGTGAGAATTCCTTTGGAGTTAGCCTTAATAAGGTATTCGCATCAAGAAGAGTCAGAAGAGGTCCAGCCTCAAGCTCCTAAAAAAATCAATAAGCCTGATTTGCCTAAGAGCAATGAGCCTCCGAACTCGACGATAGAAGGCTTAGATAGTATAGATTTTGAGGATGACGATGAACCGGTAAAGAGTAACAGCCAGGATGACAAGAAAGAAGACATAATGGATATCGATCAAGACGATGCCCCACAGGATAATACTTTATTGCAGCCAATGTTGACTAAATGGCAGCAGATGATTGCTTATATGCAGAAAAAAAGAGCAGCCATTGCTTCGCATCTTACTTTTGCTCAGCCGATATCTTCTAAGGGTCGTTGCGTAACAATTGCTTTTTCACCGGCTGACTATTTTCATAAAGAGATCGTTGAAAGCGCTAAGAATGTAAAGTTTATCGAAGCGGCAATTGCACATTTTATTAGTCAATCTCCGGGGGTAAAATTTATTCTTCGAGATCTTCCAGATAGACCGAAGATTAAATCGGCTCCCGATTTAGCTGAAAGCGAAAATAGTAAACAAAACACTGATGGTAGCGAAAAAGCGAAACCTTCCCAAGCAGTTTCCGGGGATGATGATGCTTTTTTAAACAATCTTTTAGATACTTTTGACGGAAAATTTCACAGTGAGGATCAATGAGTTTTAGTAGAATTTTTAATGAGTTAGTAAAGAGCTTTTCGCGTTTTCCCGGAGTTGGCCGCCGGAGCGCTGAAAGAATAGTTTTCCATGTTTTAAAGATGAAGCCTAATGACATTAAAGAGTTAACCGAAAAAATGGAGGAGATTCACAATCATATAAAGCCTTGTAATATGTGTAATAACTTTTCGACCAAAGATATCTGTTCAATTTGTGCCGATTCCAAACGTGAACGAGATGTTATTTGTGTGGTTGAAGAACCAAAAGATATTATGGCTATCGAGAAGACCTCGCATTACAAGGGACTTTATTACGTTCTTTTAGGTTCTTTGTCACCACTTGAGGGGATTGGTGCCGAGGATTTAAATCTACAAAAGTTAATTAATAGAGTAGAAAAAGGAGAAGTGAGGGAAGTTATTATTTCGACTGACCCTGATAATGAGGGTGAGTTAACTGCCCAATTTTTGATTCAGAAATTGTCTCCTTATAAGGTTAAAATTTACCGTATTTCAATCGGTGTTCCTTTGGGGACTCAGATTGAGTATATCGATTCAGCTACTTTAGGCAAAGCTCTCTTAGAGCGAAGAGCCCTTACCTAATTTTATTCTAACGGCAGAGGATTATATTCACATTCAATACTTGAGAAAAAGTATAAGGATAGGCTTTTGAAGAAAACCGCTACCGGTAAACCTATACTTAGCAGGATAATAAAAGTTAAGGCTAAAAAGGGGATGCCGACTATTATTGCATAACCAATAAAGATAAAGCTCATTTTTAACAATAAATAAGGTATTCCAAATAATATTGCCGCAACAAGCAATAGAGGTATTAGACAAATTAAGGCCACAGCTATGGCAATTATCGCACAAGTGATGCCTAGACCGATGAGTATTAAAATATAAAACCAGAATTCTTTTTGGTTATTTTTAAATATATTTAAGAATTTATTCCAGGCCGGTCTAAACAGACAGTTTTCTATAGCCATAATCGGTACAATAAATTGATTAATGGCTAGATAAATTAATATTAAAGAGATAATTCCGGCTATACCGATTAGCCCCGGGATTAAAAAGGTTCCGATGACTTTTCCGAAAGACCAGACGCTGTCGCTATCGGCAAGCCCGATAGTTTTGCCAGCGGCAAATATCCAGATAACCAGTAAACCAAAAAAGACGATGCTTATTAATAGTAACAATAAAATAAATTCAAATAAGGAGTCGCCTTCTTTTTTATACTTTTTAAAAGGGCCAGCAATTGAGGCGTCATTTTTGACAATTGAGTCGAACCAGATAAATTTAAAACGTGCACTCAACCAGGCGAAAAGTATAATAAACGGTATTAGTATCAGGAATATCATGACTAAAGTAGCCGGCTTCGGAAAGGACGATAAGGATGGTTTGTCTGCTTGGTTGTAGTGTTTTGGGTAAGAATTTTCATTATCGAAATCAAAAAATTCGTCTGCATTTTCAAAGTTTTCGAAGTCCTCAGCTCTTACTTCATAATCGTTAGCTATTAGTTCATCTTGGGCAGCTTGGGCTTTTTTTGAACGATGGCTATTGTTGCCGCCATTGCTACCATGGCCTAAGGCACCAGCTAGAAAGGCTATAAGTAAAAGACAGAGCCATTTTTTTAAAGAAAAAGGCTGAAAAAGTATAAGTTTTGTACGATTAATACTTAAGTCAATCAGTTTACCGATACTAGCTGTGCGCATTTTAACCCAGCCTTAATTGGACGATTTTTTTCTCGATCATCTTTTTATGCTTTTGCTCTTCGTTTTCCAGAAATAAGCATAATTCCTTTAAGGCTGGATGTTCCCGGCCCATCTTGCGGTAGATTTCAATAGAGGCGGTTTCTTTTTTTAAAGCAAGATCTAAAGCTTCGATTAGTGTCACAGGTACCTCCTTTTTTGGAATTTGCTCATCGTTCTTATGTCTTCGATCGTATAAAAAGATTTAGGGTTAAAGCGCATTATAATTTCAATTACTTTAGCTATGTCTTGCCGTTTGATAACGGTATAAATAATATTTACTTTTCCGGTAGCCCCTTGTCCGTCAACAGTGGTAACACCAAAGTTTTGATTTCTTAAAAATTC containing:
- the dnaX gene encoding DNA polymerase III subunit gamma/tau, encoding MEYLAFALKYRPQNFEQVIGQEHIVVSLRNAILKDRVSHAYIFSGPRGIGKTSLARIFAKSLNCAEGPTAKPCGKCPSCLAITKGKSLDIIEIDGASNRGIDEIRTLRENVKLSPAGSRYKIYIIDEVHMLTQEAFNALLKTLEEPPPHVKFIFATTHPHKILPTILSRCQKFQFNLIALENIVAKLRIIAKSEKIKIEDSLLYTIGRAAAGSIRDAESLFDQLAPVVLEKGSLKDVFSFLGIIDEESLNKALKALLDKDIESCLEFIDRLAKDGKDLGIFLNAFIEHLRNLLLAKVSSRTFQDLSDVSPQSKDFIIELAKTITTFEVLRAIDLLIEAKDISKRLNTVRIPLELALIRYSHQEESEEVQPQAPKKINKPDLPKSNEPPNSTIEGLDSIDFEDDDEPVKSNSQDDKKEDIMDIDQDDAPQDNTLLQPMLTKWQQMIAYMQKKRAAIASHLTFAQPISSKGRCVTIAFSPADYFHKEIVESAKNVKFIEAAIAHFISQSPGVKFILRDLPDRPKIKSAPDLAESENSKQNTDGSEKAKPSQAVSGDDDAFLNNLLDTFDGKFHSEDQ
- the recR gene encoding recombination mediator RecR — encoded protein: MSFSRIFNELVKSFSRFPGVGRRSAERIVFHVLKMKPNDIKELTEKMEEIHNHIKPCNMCNNFSTKDICSICADSKRERDVICVVEEPKDIMAIEKTSHYKGLYYVLLGSLSPLEGIGAEDLNLQKLINRVEKGEVREVIISTDPDNEGELTAQFLIQKLSPYKVKIYRISIGVPLGTQIEYIDSATLGKALLERRALT